The genome window GAGGAGAAAATAATTGAAAAATAATGATTGAAAGGGCGTTAACTATTAAACATTTTTTTGAATCGACGTTATGATGTTGAAGTGACGGAAAATGCCCCTTAATAAAACCACACACATAAGACAAAGTAGAATGGAATATTCATGGAAATTCATTCAAAAGCAAAATGCCAAGAGAAAACTGTATGTGAGAAGTAGATCCCCTCCCGTTAAGAAGCATTACAAAATTCTCTCATAAAGCATCCAAACCCCTAGTAAGTTGAACTTTGACTATTCAGAAAATTGTCTTCATCTCCAACAAATCAATTATCAGAATCCAACATATAATCACGACTTACAAATGGTTGGGAATTTATTCATAATTGGGTAGTCAACACGTCAACATGCCTCCCCTCATTCAAGATGACTCTATGCTTTTAACAAACTTCTTAGCCTGTCCAAAAAATGAGTGTAGCCAAATTATTTCCCTATAGAGTTTAGTTTATATAGAACTATATAACTGTAATCACAACTTCAAGTGTATAAAACATAGTGCAAGAGATGGTTCTTCACGTGTTTGGGCCACTTAATGTCCATCCAGTAACTCAGTTTGAATCCACGAACCTAACCAATAAGAAAATGATAGAATATACATACCTGTTCAAGAGTTAGAAACATGATCACATTCCAAGAACCTAACCGCCCAAAATTCGGAATGAAGCCCTTGTAGAATGCCAAAGGTCCCTGGTGTCACAATAAACAATTATTTTCAATTAAGTTAGTATGACttatttaatttatgacataccAAAATTTCTAATTACTTATACTAACTGGAGACAATAGCTTACGTCATTTCTTAAAGTCTTAACAAAGCAATCAATCGTGCTTGTGTAACTTGAATCTCCCATCATTCTTGATTTCACCTGCAAAAAACTTCAAAACTTGATAAAAAGCTCATTTCACTAATGTAATAATTGTTGTATATTAGAATATATTACACACCACATCAACGGGGGACCCGATGCAAACTGCAAAAAAACCAGCTCCTAATCCAGATAACAAATGGGTAAGAACATTGTCGGAAAACCCGGGGATCTTCAGAATTGTCTGCATTGTAATTTTAATTACGGATCCACTCAGAAATCCAATAAATAGAGGCATAACTTTAATTATGTGAATATATGTTAAGCAAATTACCTGCTTCACTTGATCATAACTGGCTAATTCAGCAGCATTTATTATAGCATTACGCGCAACATTGGGCCCAATTCCAGTCCATAAAGCCCTAACCCCTTCCTGGCATAAACAAAATACTTAAAGATATAAGAGGAAATATGGATGGGTCGGATAGCGGGTCAAATGGGTCAGCTCAGGTCATGTTGTTGACCCATCAATACATGATCTAGGACGCTGTATATAGGAGGTGCTAAACGAGTCGTGCTCGCAGGTTGACGGGTTCACCAGACCCAAACCCGAAAAATTTAGACGAACCTGAACCCGAAAATCATGTcgtacatatgaacccgaacacgacccgttcaacctgaattttttttttaacttttttccgcaaattaatattttaaaactaaaatttaCTAATAAAAACACAGatgtatataatacaattacatttaaattataaaatcttatgttaATTTTCCTTTTTAAGTTAAAAGTATGACATCGAATACATCCtcaatttaatttatgacataaacatattgtaaaaaatataatataacataatataaatgggttaaacaggTCAACCCACCAACCCAACAGGGTTGACCCGAACccaacccgtttagctaaatAAGTTAGCGGGTTCAAGTTAAAACTGACCTCACCCGTTTATACTAAACCCAAACCTGCGAATTTAAAACAAACCCGGGCAACTTTCAACGAATTTGACTTGTgcacatttttattatttattcatTCGACTTGTAAGATATAGAACTTAACCCAATATAACCAACTTAATGAATGGAAACGAAGATCTCCATTTTTTTAATTTACCCATTTGACTGACCCATTTAAACATAAATGGTAAATGAGTTGAAATAGGTCCCTTTATCTTACCCTTTACTAAAACTGTATAATAAACAACTTATAAATTAATAGAAAACGCAATAAGAATCAGAAACATCTACCTGTCTCACTATTGTTGAATAAGCATTTAACGCTCCAGAGTAACGCCTTGGCACGCCAGCTGGCAGTTTTCCTTCCGCTTGTAGGCGGACCTTTACAAGATCGGTAGGGTTTGCTACTGCAATTGCAAGAGCACCTGCAGAAACAAAAGCAAATGACAAATAATTATCAATATATACTGATTATCAGCATTGCCTGATTGATAAACTTGGACCAAAACTGAAACTTTGTTGTAACTTATAATCTCACCGGTTGTTAGCCCAGCAAGTATTTTGGTGGTCAAAGGAACGTCTCCAACAAAGTTTTCACCCACATACAGGTTCTTAATCTGTTAGGCATAAAAGAACGGACTTCAATCTGATTATCGTAACAACTGGAATAGAACAAAGAGAGTAATTTTAACAAATTGTTGTGACATTCGGGGACTTTTCGACAATGTTTCGATGCAAATAGGTTAAACCATCGAAAActttaaaaatagctaaaaataaaaTGGGTCAAACAAGTTAAAAGTTGCCATGGCACACTCAAGTGCAGGTCAACCAAAGTGAATTTAAATGCATAAAAATTTCATAGATCGCTTTTTGTTTATAATCTAGTTTTTATAAGCATATTTAGCacattaaatatttataaaattcagATCAATGTTTCTTTCAGGTCAGCCCAACCCAATCAGTTTCGACCCACTATTCATATTTgcccatccccccccccccacacacacacacacacaaaagaaAAAACTAAAATATGTGCGCACACATAGGgatgcaaacgagccgagcttgagcctaaaataaagctcgtttatttatcgagcccgagctcgagcctagcaTGTGAAGCTTGCCAGGCTCGTCAAGCCTTATCCATATCAAGCCttagtgtaatattagtttttattaatatttattaaCATTTAACATTTACCCCTTATTTAATGTTGTCTAGTAAacgagccgatcatatttaaacTTGTTAACGAGTCGAGCCCGAACCTGAAAATAAGCTTCTTTAGTAAACGAGCCTGAATCCAAGCTTCAAttatcgagctcgcaagcctaaacgagtctattatttatattacatttatttaatatattaattaatagataataaatgaGCCAAGCCCGAGCCTAGCTCAAGCTTGAGAAACTAACAACGAGCCGAGCTCGGGCTTGGCCctgctcgtttgcacccctacgcacacacaaaaaagaaaaaactaaaatatgtgcacacacacatatatagtaATTAAGTACCGGATCATAGAGGCCTATTCTTAAACCTCCATACAAACATTGACGATGTAATCCGGGTACAATTCCTTTCCACAAAGAAGCAAGACCTTCTTCTCTTGCAATAGTTGCTACAGTACCTAACATTCCCCTATACTTGGGTAAACCCATCCCATCTCCTGCAATTCCTTTCTTCTGTAGCTGAAGTCTCACTTTTGCAGTGTCCAATGGAATTGTGCAGATCTGAAGAGCGAGCATAAGATTATACATATTAAGTTCCATTTTGCCACTAAGAGTTAATTGTACATTTGTACTAAACTTTAATTACTGTGTTTCAACTACAAACAGTGGACTGTATTACAAGGGAACATGTTACACAACTAGCCTGTAGTCACATGTTGTATCTTTTTGGGCACAAATATGAATATAGTTGACAAGCTTTAAGCTATTAAGCCATAGATTACAGAATTATCAAGCTCTGAAATAAGAATTAGGATCAGTTAGTAGTAGACCTGAACCTGATGTTACCGTATTAGTGATAACCCCCATCGGATCGGACACCAGATCAGACGGTCCAAATCAATTTCACACAAGAGAAAAACAACAAAACCACGCTGCATTACAACTCATATGATATTTTAAAAGCAATCGATCGAAACAAACAATCAAACGATGAATCGTAAAGTAGAAAGTCAATCAATCAGCTTAAACACAAGAGCAATTCTCATTTCTGAACAACATACGAGCAGGAAGGAAGGCGATCAGAGGAAAGCAAGCATAAGTAGAAGGATTACCTCAGCGAAACATGCAGCAAAAGCACTACTAGCAAAGGTGCCGGCGAAAGAGATGTCGGATTTTGAATTACCGGCTACCATTGTTGATCGAAGatgcaggaggaggaggaggaggaggaggagaagaGTAGGGTTTTTGATTTGAATTGAATTGTGGGCCAAATCTGCAAACAAAACTCAGATTACAATACACATGTACAACGCCGCGTTTCTTGTATTTATACAGAGGCacttaaattctttttttttctttttttaacacATGATTCAACTTTATCCAATGATATTGTAATATTGTGTATACGGTTCTAAACGAATCAAACGATTAGCGAATAGTTTGTGAATCGATTGACGGGAAGTTCTTTTGTGTtcattcgtttattaaacaaacaaacacacacaagaaatttcgttcgcttagctaaataaataaacatgaacaaaggtcgcgttcgttcatttatgttcgtgaacgttcggtaacatgttcgatagttcattagtgttttttttatattttatttaaatattacaaGACCCCGACAAATAAAGTATTTAATAAGTGTTAGTGTATTATATGATCTATTCATGAAAGCGTGTTTGTGattgtttgtttccatttgtatTCATCAAcattcgttgcctaaaattaacaaacacaaacgaacatgaacaagtttatttccttaacaaacgaacacaaacataaaatctcgtttggtaagtgttcatgaaccgttcgtgaacacatatattctTTAACAAACGAACAGGAACAAGGtatcgttcgtgttcgttcggttcgtttgcagccctaattgTGTAACACATTATTCAACTTTCTCTGATGATTCTAATATTTAACTAGTGGACTTCCCCGTGCGTTGCGGCGGGAAGTTAGCTAGTAGCGGTTCGATTCAATAAAGTATCGGTACCATAATCGACACTTTGTATAGCGACCGGAAGATAAACCCCAAACAATAAAGCCATGCCCAAAAAATTATCGATACATGTTTTACATtgataaaaagtataaaaataaatATCAATAAAGGTTTCAAAAGTATAATTATTGGAACCGATGTTCATTTAAAATTGACGTGGTACCAAATTTGTTCGGATGGTATCAGTTTTGTTCGTCATCGACACTCGCTATAGCTTATGATATAAAAGGTACTCTGTACTGCCACCAAAGGTGTTGAGATAGTTTCGATTCGGTGTATCACGATGATAAACAAAAAAATCAATTATTGTTGACTCGATCAATTTTGAACAAAGCTTTTATCAAAACGCAGATAAAATAAGCATGTCGCAACGGTATACTCAGGGAATTATAAAGCATTATACTATATTATTAGAATAATGAAAGAAGGTAAACGACATTAATTTATAACACATCGTATCttaaaagttataaaagaaaaTCAAAATATGTCTAAAATTAGaataacaaaataaacaaaaacttaATAAAATTATATTAAATTAACATAGTCGCGGAGTTAGATTTTTAAAATAAGTTAACGAACACAACTTatttaaaaatcaaattaaataatgaataaaattcCATTAAAAGGgattattaaaaatataaatgctcaaaaaataaaataaaaaataaacatatgCTCAAAGTTTAGAATAAAAGAATAAACACATACTTAAAAAACCTATATCACTATTCATGATAACTttctattaatatatatatatatataaactagtaaTATTTCCCGCGCATTACGGCGGGTCTACGGCAGTATCGGTTTGATTTATAACGGGATCGGTATGGTATTGGCACTCGATATAGTAACTGTTAGGGGTGGATTTTCTAAACCTAacgatcacggatcctcaagtgcagccaggatcacggatcctcaattctgcttgaattaaggatcctcagaagacgttgtaggattaaggatccaggatcctcattgttATCCTAACACTAATGGTTGTTTCCATTGTATGTGagcttgttttgcaggagtattcaAATGGGATTTGGTCTTGCCGAGATTCCAGGGAAATATACCTTACAATTCCACACGTGCATAGCCTtcgtgaacgttatggagatcgtgggaagCTAGCACTTTTTGCGGAttgttagttagttagtttatttctatttttataagGGGATAACAGCTTGAATTAGAAGAGAATaaaaaacacacacactctcGCAATCTCTCTGCAACTTATTGGTGATTTCATATACAttgcacactagtgatccttgtaacaagcttgttatcatcccaaGTTGTAAAGATTATTTGATTAattatagttggtgatcggtagtttccatcacccgaggttttttatgccggagatcaactcttg of Helianthus annuus cultivar XRQ/B chromosome 1, HanXRQr2.0-SUNRISE, whole genome shotgun sequence contains these proteins:
- the LOC110865425 gene encoding mitochondrial uncoupling protein 1 → MVAGNSKSDISFAGTFASSAFAACFAEICTIPLDTAKVRLQLQKKGIAGDGMGLPKYRGMLGTVATIAREEGLASLWKGIVPGLHRQCLYGGLRIGLYDPIKNLYVGENFVGDVPLTTKILAGLTTGALAIAVANPTDLVKVRLQAEGKLPAGVPRRYSGALNAYSTIVRQEGVRALWTGIGPNVARNAIINAAELASYDQVKQTILKIPGFSDNVLTHLLSGLGAGFFAVCIGSPVDVVKSRMMGDSSYTSTIDCFVKTLRNDGPLAFYKGFIPNFGRLGSWNVIMFLTLEQAKKFVKSIESS